The proteins below come from a single Paenibacillus sp. genomic window:
- the rpmE gene encoding 50S ribosomal protein L31, giving the protein MKTAIQPKYHVTTVTCACGNSFETGSVKPNLRVEICSVCHPFFTGKQKFTDVGGRVDKFKKKYGI; this is encoded by the coding sequence GTGAAAACAGCAATTCAACCGAAATATCACGTGACGACGGTCACTTGCGCATGCGGCAATTCGTTCGAAACCGGTTCCGTAAAACCGAACCTTCGTGTCGAAATTTGCTCCGTTTGCCATCCGTTCTTCACGGGCAAGCAGAAGTTCACGGACGTCGGCGGCCGCGTCGACAAGTTCAAGAAGAAGTACGGCATCTAA